A genomic stretch from Balnearium lithotrophicum includes:
- the murG gene encoding undecaprenyldiphospho-muramoylpentapeptide beta-N-acetylglucosaminyltransferase — protein MRLLVAGGGTGGHFFPALAVSKELLRRGNEVLYVGSFGGIEEREKFPTKKVLLKVSGFIGRGIRGYLESYRFVTSTFKVLKLIEEFKPDAAVVFGGYSSLPVGISSVIRGVPLFVQEQNSVPGRVNRLLSRFSERCFLGFPPASSYLSETAEFTGNPVRRGVLEKRKLKREVLLEEFGLDRDKKVLVVIGGSQGALWINELVLKSIPLISKLPLQVVHITGRSKKEEELKEKYREFNVKALVFPFYRDVGKIYRLADAAVSRAGALAISEMSLFGVPSLLIPFPFAADNHQLKNAEYVEKIGGALCKTQGELTEKIFSEEVERLLFDRILRSKLRENFLKFSRPYATETVVERVCSRRN, from the coding sequence TTGAGGCTCTTAGTAGCAGGAGGAGGAACGGGAGGCCACTTCTTCCCTGCACTTGCAGTATCGAAGGAGCTCTTGAGGAGGGGAAACGAGGTTCTCTACGTCGGCTCTTTTGGTGGAATAGAGGAGAGGGAGAAATTCCCTACTAAAAAGGTCCTATTAAAAGTCTCTGGATTTATCGGAAGGGGAATCAGGGGATATTTAGAATCCTACAGGTTTGTAACCTCTACCTTTAAGGTTTTAAAGTTAATTGAAGAATTTAAACCAGATGCAGCAGTCGTTTTTGGAGGTTACTCGTCGCTACCGGTGGGCATCTCCTCTGTCATCAGGGGAGTTCCTCTGTTCGTTCAGGAGCAAAATTCCGTTCCCGGAAGGGTTAACAGACTACTTTCGAGGTTTTCTGAAAGGTGTTTCTTGGGGTTTCCCCCAGCTTCCTCCTATTTGTCAGAAACCGCTGAATTCACCGGGAATCCGGTAAGGAGAGGGGTTTTAGAGAAGAGGAAGTTGAAAAGGGAAGTGCTCCTTGAGGAGTTCGGACTCGATAGAGATAAAAAGGTCTTGGTTGTAATTGGAGGAAGTCAGGGAGCTCTATGGATAAACGAGTTAGTCTTAAAGTCCATTCCTCTGATTTCAAAACTCCCCCTTCAGGTTGTTCACATTACTGGAAGGTCAAAAAAGGAAGAGGAACTTAAGGAAAAGTACAGGGAGTTTAACGTTAAGGCCCTCGTTTTTCCATTTTACAGGGACGTTGGAAAAATCTACAGGTTGGCCGATGCGGCCGTTTCAAGGGCTGGAGCTCTCGCGATATCGGAAATGTCCCTGTTTGGTGTTCCTTCTCTTCTCATTCCATTTCCATTTGCAGCAGACAATCACCAGCTAAAAAATGCAGAGTACGTGGAGAAAATTGGAGGAGCTCTCTGTAAAACTCAAGGAGAACTAACTGAAAAAATATTCTCTGAAGAGGTTGAAAGACTCCTGTTTGATAGAATTTTAAGGAGTAAACTGAGGGAAAACTTCCTAAAGTTTTCAAGGCCTTATGCAACTGAAACGGTAGTGGAGAGGGTATGCAGCAGAAGAAATTGA
- a CDS encoding FtsW/RodA/SpoVE family cell cycle protein yields MVNRRVYGWSIFFTALFLSLLGVVFVYTGSYFWCLRQGVSPYSYALKQGVALFIGVLGALSIYRFLNYRDLVNRKILRLIYLTAILLLILVLIFGKEINNSKSWLVIGGFSLQPAELSKVLIIVFVSTYLKYRWYDIQNNFRIFVAFMVFGLFLPDILILAEGDLGSAMILSLSVFAVLLVTRLNYRYTLLPIGLGFLLFLFAVVTTPYRLMRIKILLHPENYIQTTGKYSSYQLVQAFVAFAKGKLTGLGIGEGIQAKFQFLTYAYSDFMYAHIAEEVGALGAIFILLLFLFILYSGLSIADRTDEQIGKYLALGLTTYIFLQAVVHIGVNIGLLPTTGITLPFMSAGGSSLISNFLAVGVLMAVAKSLPSESKVKARVVGKGRYA; encoded by the coding sequence TTGGTAAATAGGAGAGTTTACGGCTGGTCCATCTTCTTCACAGCCCTCTTTCTATCCCTCTTGGGCGTTGTCTTTGTCTATACGGGAAGTTACTTCTGGTGCTTGAGGCAGGGAGTTTCTCCTTACTCCTACGCCCTAAAGCAGGGAGTTGCTCTCTTTATAGGTGTTCTCGGAGCTCTCTCCATCTACAGATTTCTCAACTACAGGGATTTGGTTAACCGTAAAATTTTACGGTTAATTTATTTAACCGCCATCCTTCTACTGATATTGGTTCTGATATTCGGAAAGGAGATAAACAACTCAAAGAGCTGGCTGGTAATAGGGGGATTTTCTCTTCAACCCGCCGAGCTGTCAAAGGTTCTAATAATAGTCTTTGTTTCTACCTACCTTAAGTACAGGTGGTACGACATCCAGAACAACTTTAGAATCTTTGTAGCATTTATGGTTTTTGGCCTCTTTCTACCGGATATTCTGATACTTGCCGAGGGAGATTTAGGCTCTGCGATGATTTTATCCCTCTCAGTCTTTGCCGTTTTACTCGTGACGAGGCTAAACTACAGGTACACACTTCTTCCAATAGGTTTGGGATTCCTCCTATTCCTGTTTGCAGTTGTTACAACTCCCTACAGGCTGATGAGGATAAAGATTCTCCTCCACCCCGAAAACTACATTCAAACAACGGGAAAGTACAGCAGTTACCAGTTGGTTCAGGCATTCGTTGCCTTTGCAAAGGGAAAGTTGACAGGCCTTGGGATAGGAGAAGGAATTCAGGCAAAGTTTCAGTTTCTCACCTACGCTTACAGCGACTTTATGTATGCTCACATTGCTGAGGAAGTAGGAGCTTTAGGAGCAATTTTCATTCTCTTGCTCTTTCTGTTTATCCTCTACTCGGGACTTTCGATAGCAGATAGAACCGATGAACAGATTGGAAAGTACCTTGCACTTGGATTGACTACGTACATCTTCCTACAGGCAGTTGTTCACATAGGGGTTAACATAGGACTCTTACCTACTACAGGAATAACCCTTCCCTTTATGAGTGCAGGAGGGAGCTCCCTAATTTCAAACTTCCTTGCAGTAGGGGTTCTTATGGCAGTTGCAAAGAGCCTTCCCTCAGAATCAAAGGTAAAGGCAAGGGTTGTTGGAAAGGGGAGGTACGCTTAG
- a CDS encoding peptidyl-prolyl cis-trans isomerase, producing MRTAISLALTFSLLSPPSLGSECSPQTPIIKVDGRYVDCSYFNYVVSKIPEWVIKKYYGGDEGLKKLEDKMAERQLILEKYEKEGLFNRPDLKEKLIRAEIKNLSALYMSKKLSKVSVSEREIDEEIRKHYRSKKVTPELRHSVKVNLEVRKIVSNREKILNSVKSKILIKNSHPKSLNDVVAVFDGRKITYGDIKPLLPRKFSKRELERALTSYAIYLKAKEEGLDKFPDYRNSILYMKENLAVSDFEKKLLSRVHVSDDEIKSYYRKHREEFKTPESARVMIVEFDSEEEAKEALNNLKSGKTLKEAVPRNYLSTAREWTVLSSDKENPVSQLVFSTREKYNLLNVPSGKTLLIITEKRKPSEILPLGDVYNEIKEMLKEKRAKKEKNRIVSALKKKYGLKILRPASCCRD from the coding sequence ATGAGAACAGCTATCTCTTTAGCTTTAACCTTCTCTCTTCTTTCTCCACCTTCGCTTGGTTCTGAGTGCTCTCCTCAAACGCCGATTATCAAGGTTGATGGTAGGTATGTTGACTGCTCATACTTTAACTACGTTGTTTCAAAAATCCCTGAATGGGTCATAAAGAAGTACTACGGTGGAGATGAGGGGTTAAAAAAACTTGAGGATAAAATGGCTGAAAGGCAGCTTATTCTTGAGAAGTACGAAAAGGAGGGCCTTTTTAATAGACCTGACCTGAAGGAGAAATTAATCAGAGCTGAAATTAAGAACTTGTCAGCACTGTACATGTCAAAAAAGCTTAGTAAGGTTAGTGTTTCTGAAAGGGAAATCGATGAGGAGATAAGGAAACACTACAGGAGTAAAAAGGTAACTCCGGAGCTCCGCCACTCTGTCAAGGTAAATCTTGAGGTGAGGAAGATTGTTTCTAATAGGGAAAAGATACTTAACAGTGTGAAATCAAAAATCCTCATAAAGAATTCACATCCAAAATCTCTAAATGACGTTGTTGCAGTTTTCGACGGAAGAAAAATAACCTACGGCGACATAAAACCCTTACTTCCAAGGAAGTTCTCAAAGAGAGAGCTTGAAAGAGCTCTTACTTCCTATGCCATTTACCTTAAGGCCAAGGAAGAAGGCCTTGACAAATTTCCAGATTACAGAAACTCTATCCTTTACATGAAGGAGAACCTTGCCGTTTCTGACTTTGAGAAAAAGCTGTTGAGCAGAGTTCACGTTAGCGACGATGAGATAAAGAGCTACTACAGAAAGCATAGAGAGGAGTTTAAAACGCCAGAGTCAGCGAGGGTTATGATAGTTGAGTTTGACTCTGAAGAAGAGGCAAAGGAAGCCCTCAATAATTTAAAATCTGGAAAAACGTTAAAAGAGGCTGTTCCAAGGAACTACCTTTCAACTGCAAGGGAATGGACCGTTCTCTCATCGGATAAGGAAAATCCAGTTTCACAACTCGTCTTTTCAACAAGGGAAAAGTACAACCTTCTGAACGTTCCTTCCGGAAAAACCCTACTCATAATTACTGAGAAAAGGAAGCCGTCGGAAATTCTTCCATTGGGAGATGTCTATAACGAAATAAAGGAAATGTTAAAGGAGAAGAGAGCGAAGAAGGAGAAGAATAGAATTGTTTCCGCGCTTAAGAAAAAGTACGGTTTGAAAATCCTAAGACCTGCCTCCTGCTGCAGGGACTAA
- a CDS encoding M16 family metallopeptidase has protein sequence MVRVERLDNGVKVAVRTRRDLNSVTVSVWVRAGASYEKEENRGVAHFLEHMIFNGSQNLPPGSADLLVESVGGEINAATSYDYTYYYINLPAKHFKTALYVLSDLVLNPLLSEDMVEKEIPIVLEEIARSEDNPHEVFTERFLSEMYTEAPYRFPILGFKETVSKFSSRTVRDFYEELYIPERLTVVVCGNVDEDEVLKECEKLFGKFKRDGKVEEPPLERSPLNPKFFRMEHPAVSIPYVLLGWKLGPAGRTDINFDVLDSVLSSGRSSLLYRNLREKGFAFSASSNYQNLLLGSNFLIGISTERVDESLSQTREVLKEVVNLDEEEFLLGKRKLFKNEIFSREDGHAEAEALGFALGIMEDLGYYTEALSDLEKLKIEEFRSSIQFLKEEPLIGVLVPAAGGRS, from the coding sequence ATGGTAAGGGTAGAAAGGTTAGACAACGGAGTAAAGGTTGCTGTAAGAACGAGACGTGACCTAAACTCGGTTACCGTCTCGGTTTGGGTAAGGGCAGGAGCTTCCTACGAAAAGGAGGAGAACAGGGGAGTTGCCCACTTTTTGGAGCACATGATTTTTAACGGAAGTCAAAATCTCCCTCCCGGAAGCGCAGACCTTTTGGTCGAATCGGTTGGAGGTGAAATAAATGCAGCAACATCCTACGATTATACGTACTACTACATAAACCTTCCTGCCAAACACTTTAAAACGGCCCTCTACGTTCTATCCGACTTAGTTTTAAATCCACTTCTTTCCGAGGATATGGTAGAGAAGGAAATTCCCATAGTTTTAGAGGAAATAGCAAGGAGTGAGGATAACCCCCACGAGGTTTTTACAGAGAGGTTCTTAAGTGAAATGTACACTGAAGCTCCTTACCGCTTTCCCATTTTGGGTTTTAAGGAGACCGTTTCAAAATTTTCATCAAGGACCGTAAGGGATTTCTACGAGGAGCTCTACATTCCTGAGAGGTTGACTGTTGTTGTGTGCGGGAATGTAGATGAAGATGAAGTTTTAAAAGAGTGCGAGAAGCTATTTGGAAAGTTTAAAAGGGACGGAAAAGTTGAGGAACCTCCTCTTGAGAGGAGTCCACTTAACCCAAAGTTTTTCAGGATGGAGCACCCGGCAGTTTCTATTCCCTACGTCCTGTTGGGATGGAAGTTAGGACCTGCCGGAAGAACCGATATAAACTTTGATGTTTTGGACTCAGTTCTCTCCTCGGGAAGGAGCTCCCTTCTCTACAGAAATCTCCGGGAAAAGGGATTTGCCTTTTCCGCCTCCTCAAACTACCAGAACCTACTCCTTGGCTCAAACTTTTTGATAGGAATCTCAACGGAAAGAGTGGATGAGTCACTCTCCCAAACGAGAGAGGTTCTAAAGGAGGTAGTAAATTTGGATGAGGAGGAGTTTCTCTTAGGAAAGAGAAAGCTTTTTAAGAACGAGATATTTTCAAGAGAGGATGGGCACGCAGAGGCAGAAGCTTTAGGATTTGCACTTGGAATAATGGAGGACTTAGGTTACTATACAGAAGCTCTTTCGGATTTAGAGAAACTAAAGATTGAGGAGTTTAGGAGCTCCATCCAGTTTTTAAAAGAGGAGCCCCTAATTGGAGTCTTAGTCCCTGCAGCAGGAGGCAGGTCTTAG
- the scpB gene encoding SMC-Scp complex subunit ScpB, whose product MQQKKLIEAAIFLSQTPVKVSELSQKLNIPLETVEKLIEELQEEYRNRGIQIKKVGGGYRFQTDPSISKGLKPFVEDRPVKLSKNLLEVLAIVAYNQPITKREIFQIRGQNPDGALKSLIEKGLIEVAGRAPVPGRPKLYRTTEEFLVHFGLNSLEDLPPVDLLIGENVGENSGSS is encoded by the coding sequence ATGCAGCAGAAGAAATTGATAGAAGCTGCCATTTTTCTATCTCAGACTCCTGTAAAGGTTAGTGAACTATCTCAAAAGCTCAACATTCCCCTTGAGACCGTTGAAAAGCTGATAGAGGAGCTCCAGGAGGAGTACAGGAACAGGGGAATCCAGATAAAGAAGGTTGGAGGAGGTTACAGGTTTCAAACAGACCCTTCCATTTCTAAAGGCTTGAAACCGTTCGTTGAGGATAGGCCGGTTAAGCTGTCCAAAAACCTTTTAGAGGTTTTGGCAATAGTGGCCTACAACCAACCAATAACAAAAAGGGAGATTTTTCAGATAAGGGGACAGAATCCAGATGGAGCTCTAAAATCCCTCATTGAAAAGGGACTTATAGAGGTTGCTGGAAGAGCTCCAGTACCAGGGCGTCCAAAACTGTACCGGACAACAGAGGAGTTCTTGGTTCACTTTGGACTTAATTCCCTTGAGGATTTACCACCTGTTGACCTACTTATTGGAGAGAACGTTGGAGAGAATTCAGGAAGCAGTTGA
- a CDS encoding FAD-dependent oxidoreductase produces the protein MEPDRLFALKGAEVLKRRRKAQKLSLILPGLGQIYEGRNLTGVSIFSIFSFPFYYWYLLNFPVNYGSLTLLISQALLYALQAYDAGRGKKRETSPCEDFCPAGVKVPSFMSLCEKGELEKAFGVFFLSSPFPFTLGELCPAPCEEKCGVLPERPLRIKEVHREMARNVLEKIEVREREPFFPKVGKRVAVVGGGVAGITVAYYLSSVGVQVDLFEREGELGGILNVIPDFKLDRKISKKEIAFVTSFKNLKIHLNREVRERPEGYDAVVLSVGAQRERKLDESLIKNFSGRVIYPLEFLKNPPHLKGKKLAVIGAGDTAFDVSRLAVRRGAEVVVIYRGESSQIRANRRELTEAIKEGVRVYTECELKGSKGRVVSFSCGSFSPDYIVPAIGFDVDRELLSRFEGDNIFVTGDAATGMTTFVEASAKAKETAYKILKKLGLKDRAWFTVDFYFPKPERSSGSNLFVASESSLCQHCGIKVKS, from the coding sequence ATGGAACCTGACAGACTATTTGCACTGAAGGGAGCGGAAGTATTAAAAAGGAGGAGGAAAGCCCAAAAATTATCCCTCATTCTGCCAGGATTAGGTCAGATTTACGAGGGAAGGAATTTAACAGGAGTTTCTATTTTTTCAATATTTTCATTTCCATTTTACTACTGGTACCTTTTAAACTTTCCGGTTAACTACGGTTCACTGACCCTTCTAATTTCACAGGCTCTCCTTTATGCACTTCAAGCCTACGATGCAGGAAGGGGAAAGAAGAGGGAAACCTCTCCCTGTGAGGACTTCTGCCCTGCAGGTGTAAAAGTTCCCTCCTTTATGTCTCTATGTGAAAAAGGAGAGCTTGAAAAGGCTTTTGGAGTTTTCTTTTTATCGTCTCCCTTTCCGTTTACGCTGGGAGAGCTCTGTCCAGCACCCTGTGAGGAAAAGTGTGGGGTTCTTCCGGAAAGGCCTCTGAGGATAAAGGAAGTACACAGGGAAATGGCAAGAAATGTTCTTGAGAAGATAGAAGTTAGAGAGAGGGAACCATTCTTCCCAAAGGTTGGAAAAAGGGTTGCAGTTGTTGGAGGTGGAGTAGCTGGAATAACTGTTGCTTACTACTTATCGTCCGTCGGAGTTCAGGTCGACTTATTTGAAAGAGAGGGTGAGCTTGGTGGAATTCTAAACGTTATTCCAGATTTCAAGCTTGATAGGAAAATCTCAAAGAAGGAGATAGCCTTTGTCACTTCGTTTAAAAATTTGAAAATCCATTTAAACCGTGAAGTTAGGGAAAGACCTGAGGGTTACGATGCAGTTGTTCTATCCGTTGGAGCTCAGAGAGAAAGGAAATTGGACGAGAGCTTAATTAAGAACTTCTCAGGAAGGGTAATTTACCCTCTGGAGTTTTTGAAGAATCCGCCACACTTGAAGGGAAAGAAGTTAGCCGTTATAGGGGCAGGTGATACGGCTTTTGACGTTTCAAGGCTTGCTGTAAGGAGGGGGGCAGAGGTTGTTGTAATTTACAGGGGGGAGAGCTCTCAGATAAGGGCAAACAGGAGGGAGCTAACGGAGGCTATAAAGGAGGGAGTTAGAGTTTATACAGAGTGTGAACTAAAAGGGTCCAAGGGTAGAGTAGTTTCATTTTCGTGTGGTAGTTTCTCTCCAGACTACATCGTTCCGGCGATAGGTTTTGACGTTGATAGGGAGTTGTTGTCAAGGTTTGAGGGAGATAATATTTTCGTCACAGGAGATGCGGCAACTGGAATGACGACATTTGTTGAGGCCTCAGCTAAGGCAAAAGAAACGGCATACAAAATTTTAAAAAAGTTAGGATTGAAGGACAGGGCTTGGTTTACAGTTGACTTTTACTTTCCTAAACCTGAAAGGAGCTCCGGCTCAAACCTCTTTGTTGCATCTGAGAGCTCCCTCTGTCAGCACTGCGGAATAAAGGTTAAAAGTTAG
- the mqnE gene encoding aminofutalosine synthase MqnE, whose amino-acid sequence MVDIKEILDPELVEDRELLPIAEKVLSGERLSFEDGVKLFKTNDILTLGRIANFVNEGKNGKLVYFIVNRHINLTNLCKGSCKFCAFRKERGEEGAYELSLEDAVKKAKEFEGVSEIHIVSGLHPDWNYEKYIEFVSEIKRANPNAKIQAFTAEEVDHLCRISGRSLEEVLIDLIEAGVDALPGGGAEVFSSRVREKLCPEKLSAERYLEIHKVAHSFGLKTNTSILYGHIETVEERVDHLLRLRELQDETGGFQAFISFAYQPKNTKLGGNFTTGFDDLKMLSAARLLLDNFRHVRAFWITLGEKLAQISLHFGVNDLDGTVVEETITRSAGAESSSFMPKERLIKLIKEAGKIPVERDTNYNVLRVYR is encoded by the coding sequence ATGGTTGATATTAAGGAGATTTTAGACCCTGAGCTTGTTGAGGACAGGGAGCTCCTTCCCATAGCTGAGAAGGTTTTAAGCGGAGAGAGGCTCTCCTTTGAGGATGGAGTAAAACTCTTTAAAACAAACGATATCCTGACCTTGGGGAGGATTGCAAACTTTGTAAATGAGGGAAAAAACGGGAAGTTGGTTTACTTCATAGTTAATAGGCACATAAACCTAACAAACCTGTGTAAGGGGTCTTGTAAGTTCTGTGCCTTTAGGAAGGAGAGGGGAGAGGAAGGTGCTTACGAGCTCTCACTTGAGGATGCAGTTAAAAAGGCCAAGGAATTTGAGGGAGTAAGTGAGATTCACATAGTTAGCGGTCTTCATCCTGACTGGAACTACGAAAAGTACATTGAGTTCGTTAGTGAAATTAAGAGGGCGAATCCGAATGCAAAGATTCAGGCGTTCACAGCCGAAGAAGTAGACCACCTGTGTAGAATCTCGGGAAGGAGTCTGGAGGAGGTTCTAATAGACCTAATTGAGGCCGGAGTTGATGCTCTTCCAGGAGGGGGAGCCGAAGTTTTCAGTAGTAGAGTTAGGGAAAAACTCTGTCCTGAGAAACTCTCTGCAGAGAGATACCTTGAAATCCACAAGGTTGCTCACTCCTTTGGACTTAAAACAAATACATCAATTCTCTACGGTCACATAGAAACTGTAGAGGAGAGGGTTGACCACCTTTTGAGGCTGAGGGAGCTCCAAGACGAAACGGGAGGTTTTCAGGCATTCATCTCGTTTGCATACCAGCCGAAGAACACCAAACTTGGAGGAAACTTTACAACGGGGTTTGACGACCTGAAGATGCTCTCGGCAGCAAGGCTCCTCCTTGACAACTTCAGGCACGTAAGGGCCTTCTGGATAACCTTAGGCGAAAAGTTGGCTCAGATTTCCCTACACTTTGGAGTAAACGACCTTGATGGAACGGTCGTTGAGGAGACGATAACAAGGTCTGCAGGGGCAGAAAGTTCATCGTTCATGCCAAAGGAGAGGCTTATAAAGCTCATAAAGGAGGCCGGAAAAATTCCAGTTGAGAGGGACACAAACTACAACGTTTTGAGGGTTTACCGATGA
- a CDS encoding metal-dependent transcriptional regulator, producing MEDKLAPRLEDYLETIYLIERENGVARVKEIAKARSVKMPTVTEVLKRLSERGFIKYEPYGYVRTTKKGKEYAEALYRKHEVLREFLMDVLGLSKERAEEEGCLMEHHLSKDTIRRIQKLTETLKEKGIRVEGED from the coding sequence ATGGAAGATAAGTTAGCCCCAAGGTTAGAGGACTACCTTGAGACAATCTACCTGATTGAGAGGGAAAACGGAGTAGCAAGGGTAAAGGAGATTGCCAAGGCAAGAAGTGTAAAGATGCCTACGGTAACAGAGGTTCTAAAGAGACTCTCTGAAAGGGGGTTCATCAAGTACGAACCCTACGGCTACGTGAGAACAACCAAAAAGGGTAAGGAGTATGCAGAAGCCCTCTACAGAAAGCACGAGGTTTTAAGGGAATTTCTTATGGACGTTTTAGGACTCTCAAAGGAGAGGGCTGAAGAAGAGGGTTGTCTTATGGAACACCATCTCTCAAAGGATACCATAAGGAGGATTCAGAAGTTGACTGAAACGTTAAAGGAGAAGGGCATAAGAGTAGAAGGGGAAGATTGA
- a CDS encoding ADP-ribosylglycohydrolase family protein: MLEERIEGSVFGSVIGDALGTLVEEMDRETVKKAYGGPIIGFVEPSPLSVCPFLKKGQYSHESQVFLMALEVYAEKGYFDEILYIEKLIEWVKDERSHRYPAGSHVNAALSYAAGLEPDEARVKSCDIDGALPAVAAGLFRWDSSYDAYSEGSYIASLTHNDEALIDTAGVIAVAVSELVGGRVLLSSQEDRLGFVEVLREFSKTEMVRAYLDLLVQALRKEVSSLDDAILMLGNGSFAPEAFSLSLFITLQNPNSFRKGLLTAVNSYGDFGGDTDAVAFLVGALLGGYLGVGSIPKDWLSCIESRDYIKLIINKLIDKIRQ, encoded by the coding sequence ATGTTAGAGGAGAGAATAGAGGGAAGCGTTTTTGGTTCCGTTATAGGGGATGCGTTGGGAACGCTTGTTGAGGAGATGGACAGGGAAACTGTGAAGAAGGCCTACGGAGGCCCTATTATCGGATTTGTTGAGCCATCGCCACTTTCAGTTTGCCCTTTTCTTAAAAAGGGGCAGTACTCACACGAGTCGCAGGTTTTTCTAATGGCTTTGGAGGTCTACGCCGAAAAGGGATACTTTGATGAGATTCTCTACATAGAGAAGCTGATTGAGTGGGTTAAGGATGAGAGGTCTCACAGGTACCCTGCAGGTTCACACGTAAACGCTGCCCTTTCCTACGCTGCAGGTTTAGAACCTGACGAGGCAAGGGTAAAGAGCTGTGATATAGATGGAGCTCTCCCAGCGGTTGCTGCAGGTCTTTTCAGGTGGGACAGCAGTTACGATGCCTATTCAGAGGGTAGCTACATAGCCTCTTTAACCCACAACGATGAAGCCCTGATAGATACTGCAGGTGTTATTGCCGTTGCAGTCTCAGAGCTTGTAGGAGGGAGAGTTTTGCTTTCCTCTCAGGAGGATAGATTGGGTTTTGTTGAAGTCTTAAGGGAGTTTTCCAAAACGGAGATGGTGAGAGCCTACTTAGACCTTTTGGTTCAAGCACTCAGAAAGGAAGTTTCTTCTTTAGATGATGCAATTCTCATGCTTGGAAATGGAAGTTTTGCCCCGGAGGCCTTTTCACTTTCTTTGTTTATAACACTACAAAACCCTAACTCCTTCAGGAAGGGTCTCTTAACTGCCGTAAACTCCTACGGTGACTTTGGTGGGGATACAGACGCAGTTGCTTTTTTGGTCGGAGCTCTCCTTGGAGGGTACTTAGGAGTTGGTTCAATCCCTAAGGATTGGCTTTCCTGTATAGAATCAAGGGATTATATTAAGCTTATTATCAATAAACTTATTGATAAAATTAGACAATAA
- the murD gene encoding UDP-N-acetylmuramoyl-L-alanine--D-glutamate ligase: MKALVLGKGKSGTSAGKLLSRFGVSVTYFQDGDSLEKIDFDLAVKSPGIPNEHWLVQELRNLGIKVYGEIELAYRFSKGEIVGITGTNGKSTTTALVYETLKRNNYSAFIGGNFGIPFSDFCLDTDDNSTSVLELSSFQIEDLISFRAKVSAVLNVTPDHLNRYSSFSDYLKSKLKITGLSDIVVLNGDDENLRKLKGNKFLFFSRTSPADAYFDGTFLISDGVKIPVSELPLKGVHNVENYLASTLILRVLGLKEDEILKGFLSFKGLPHRTEVVSVVDGVTFVNDSKSTNVDSLKKALESFSSVILIAGGSDKGLDFSSLRELFRERVKHLIAIGETADRFLETFGDLIPSVKAPSMEEAVREAFNRAERGDTVLLSPGCASFDMFENFEDRGEKFKEVVKKLEVEIGK, translated from the coding sequence TTGAAAGCTCTTGTTTTAGGAAAGGGGAAGAGCGGAACCTCTGCAGGAAAGTTACTCTCCCGTTTTGGAGTGAGCGTTACCTACTTTCAGGATGGAGATTCACTTGAGAAAATAGATTTTGACCTTGCCGTTAAGTCGCCGGGAATTCCCAATGAACACTGGTTAGTTCAAGAACTTAGGAATTTGGGAATTAAGGTTTACGGTGAAATTGAACTTGCCTATAGGTTCTCTAAAGGGGAGATTGTTGGGATAACCGGAACCAACGGAAAGAGCACAACAACTGCACTCGTTTACGAAACGTTAAAGAGGAATAACTACAGTGCCTTCATAGGGGGAAACTTCGGAATTCCCTTTTCCGACTTCTGCTTGGATACAGACGATAACTCCACTTCCGTTTTGGAGCTCTCCTCGTTCCAGATAGAGGACTTAATTTCATTTAGAGCTAAAGTTTCTGCCGTTCTAAACGTTACTCCAGACCACCTTAACAGGTACTCCTCGTTTTCAGACTACCTTAAATCGAAGCTGAAAATTACAGGGCTCTCAGATATCGTTGTCCTCAATGGGGATGATGAAAACCTAAGGAAATTAAAAGGAAATAAGTTTCTATTCTTCAGTAGAACTTCCCCAGCCGATGCCTACTTTGACGGAACGTTTCTAATCTCAGACGGCGTTAAGATTCCCGTTTCGGAGCTCCCTCTAAAGGGGGTCCACAACGTTGAAAACTACCTTGCCTCCACTCTAATTTTGAGAGTCCTTGGTCTTAAGGAGGATGAGATACTAAAGGGATTCCTCAGTTTCAAGGGGCTTCCCCACAGGACGGAGGTTGTTTCGGTTGTTGATGGAGTAACCTTTGTGAACGATTCAAAATCGACGAACGTAGATTCCCTTAAAAAGGCACTCGAGAGCTTTAGTAGTGTAATTTTAATAGCAGGTGGGAGCGATAAGGGACTCGACTTTTCTTCCCTGAGGGAGCTCTTTAGGGAAAGGGTTAAACACCTAATAGCAATTGGAGAGACTGCCGATAGGTTCTTGGAGACCTTTGGAGACCTGATTCCCTCTGTAAAGGCCCCTTCAATGGAGGAAGCAGTTAGGGAGGCCTTCAATAGAGCAGAAAGGGGGGACACCGTTCTCCTATCTCCAGGATGTGCAAGTTTCGATATGTTTGAAAACTTTGAGGATAGGGGAGAGAAGTTCAAGGAGGTTGTCAAAAAACTGGAGGTAGAGATTGGTAAATAG